The region ggatattatttaattcaacACCAAAGTGATCGAAACGTTCAAGAATTATCTTGACTTTCCAAAGAAATATCATTTATTTGTTgcaagagaagaagaaaaaaaaatcgcctgGAACGCAACTACCGATAGAATCATCAGACTGCTGTAAACTCCGACTCACAATTTTCTCTGTAGATATTAGACGAATATTTACTATATTCACAGGAAGCAAATCCGGCGGCACACGGTTTCAGATTCGATCCGAAAATAGGATTCATTAAAGATGAAGTCGGCGTCGAGGACTACGGGGATTACACTTGTGCATATCCGTTCCCCAATAATGTCGAAAAAGACGAAGAACAGACTTATCACTTGGAGTTAGGTAATTGATAGTACATTGTGAATCAAGGGGGTAAAATGGGACTTTCGAGACTGAGGATGACATTTTCAGTACGAGTCGTAGACAAGTCGTTAACCAAAACATTGATTAATAgtcaataaaataagcaaacaGGTTATCTCATTAATTTCAAGTGCAATGatggtaaataaatatttaacgattCACGCATCACAAACATGCAATCAGCCAAACCTAATTTTAGCCGAGTTTTACAAGGAAAAACCAGATTTTTTGGAGACCTgggtttgaaattaaaaaagaaaaaaaccgcaAGTTTTGCCCACCCTGACTTATATAACGGACGATGTTTTCTAAGCTTTTGAAAGTGTCGTAGGCGAAAGGTGTTTGTTACCGAAGTGTGAGGGATCCGCACCCCCCCGACGGGGTCAAGGGGCGGAGTCCCCTCCAGAGACACTAAACGtagtttttgaataattattaacatAAATTACGAGATTCACTTTTAAGCCCCAGGAGTCCGAGGAGGGGTTAAAAGTATACTTTTCATCCCTAAGGATTAAAAATACTGCTTTATTCCCTGTCTAGACGCACCGAAACGCGAGGAAAACATGGTAGTGATACATAAAATGACTTTCGTCAGTCCTAGGATCTGTGTGAAACTACAAAGACGTTTGCAGAGATTTTAACTTGTTTCGTTAATATTCACTAGAAAACGATAGTTCAGTTTGACGACTACAATAGTCACTTGAATTCTACTTTTGCCGAATCGTTTTTCACCCTCCAATTATTTGGATGATTCAACAAATATCTTCACCCACAGCAATCCGTATAATGAAGTAACAAATGATGTGGTTTTTTCAAAGATCTCGACAATTTAAAGCCTCCGTTCGTCGATGAGAACGAATTTCATCACTTGGTGTGGGGAAGAAATCAGACTATCACCTGCAACATCAGTTCTGAAACTCACAACTGGGATGAGGATACTTATTACCTGAAGTGGACAGCACCGAGTTCAGTACCGGTAAGATTCACTGATAATTAACATTTTCAATGTAAGTCACCTGGAGTATAGTTGGATATTTTCTATGGCATGTAAACATTATTTCGGGTTGAGGTATTTATGTAATGATATCTCAAATGTCATTTTCTGTATATACGATACCATTAATACCTAATCGTGTACCTAAAATTGGGATTGGATGGATTTCAGGAAACAAGATTGGTTCACAAGAATCCTACCGCAGAGAGTACTCAATTGACAATAATAAACGTTGAAGAAAGTGATAGCGGGGTATATATTTGTACCGTGATGGGACAATTCAGGAACAAAAGTACACCGATAAAGGTTCAATTTCACGgtaaacataaaaattgcTACATTTAAATCTATACTCTCAACACTCGTTTCTTAATCCTAGTTCACGTTTCacttattcttttttaatgtaatatatattttcaaagactAAACATTATCGATCGTATTAGATTTTCGTCGTCGACGCAAAttcttttatgaattttcCCAGATCCTAATCGTCCACATCTCAAGGTAATCGAATCCAGTGAGAATGCCACATTTGTAAACGTTACCGAAAAATCAACAGCAGTTTGGGCGATAGATATTGACACGTATCCCAAAGCAACGGTGACATGGTGAGCCTTCCACCTTACTACTTaatattactttttctttattacgCAATCATTACCTCTTTCGAGCATTCCATGGTACAGTTTTCCTTACGTCGCTTGTGTCTGTGAATCAAATTACAACGAATGCCGCTGCCTTGGCGATGGTTGATGaagtaagaataaaatattatattactgACTAATCATCGGTTGGTTTCGACGTATCTTCTCTTGGGTGTCGACAGCTAACGCAGATTATTCTACGAAGTTGGGAAAGACAAGGAAAATTTAAGCGACGTTATTGAACgctcgtttttcatttcatgtataattctgaaatttatatGCGACATAGGCTCTCTAAGGACAAGACGGTAATTACCGATACAAGCAAGTACTCGCATACTGTAGATGGATTACGTCACACGTTCCAAATATCCGACGTGAGAATTACTGATGTAGGAGTCTACACGATCCACATCGACACTTCGAACCAAACTAGAGACTGCGAACTCGTACTAATGGTTCAAGGTAAACCCTTTGAATCTGTGATTACTATTTACTGACCTgaggagaattttttaaactttgtttgTTATACTTTTCAGCCGCACCGGTGGCTCACATCGGTGAATCTTCGTCATATTATGCACTGGGAGAGACCGCGAGATTTTCTTGTTATACTTCAGGTTCACCGTTACCGAATATAACATGGAGTTATTTGGAATACCCCGCTTTTCCATCAAAGACCATTGTCAATCGTGCAAATTTTTCGGCAAGTATAAATTGTTTCGACtcaccagtttttttttatctctctccGCTACCCTTGCAGTACAACACAATTTCTACACTGATATAACtcttcattcatttatttcgttGCGGGTGACAATAATCCAACTATCTTTTCCTGCCTAGAAAATATCAAACGaactttccaaattttccacCGTTGACTTGGTTTCACATGCCAATATAACGATCAACATGGCGGGAGATCTGATATGTAAAAGCTGCAATAACATCGACTGTGTCGAAGTTATTCAATCAATATTCGTTTCCGGTAAGCCTTTGTTACTGCTCGCGGCATATCGTCGAAAATCTTTTGGCTTCTTCTATCGGGAAGAAAATCGATTGCTGTGCTATTGAAAGGATCATTTAATGGAAGTCGTTGATTAGAATTACCTGATTATCACAGATGGAAATGGATCCTTCGGTATAATTGATCCAGGTTACGTTGTGGAAGGTGATAACATCGATGTTACGTGCGGCGCTTCTGTTCACAATTATACCGATGACATTACATGGGACGTGAAGAACGCTTCCAGGAACGGTATCGTCATCAAGTTCACTGAAATTCTTTAACAATCGCGAGATTTCCAATTAACACAGTGATATTTGTACTCTGAATGCACAAGTGGGACAGCCACAagtcatttattcaaatgtctGTGTGAAATTAATTCCAGGAAGCGTGATAATCAATCAGCGGAAGACGAACTTCACGTTTCAGTCAATtcttgtattaaaaaatgtgcaaaaatCGGATTCAGGAGATTATTTTTGCAAAGCCGTAAATAAGAATAATCACGATGAGACGATTGTATATCATTTGTCGGTACTGGGTATGTAAACATATTTGCTAGAACGGCTGAAGGggagctgaaattttcatttataccaATACTTGTTTGTAACTGATCATTGGCTCTTTCAGACGCGCATGCGCCGTCAATCATCGAATCGAATATgaataattctgaaatttcaaTCGACCTAGGAAAGGATGAGAAGGCTACTCGTAGACTAACTTGCATTGTCGAGGGAATGCCCTTTCCAGAAATAACATGGCTCAAGGTAATTGAGTCGCGATCTACTCGGtcgaattatgaaaaaacaCTGCATATTATCAAccttttgaaattaaacagGACGGTGAACGGCTTGAAAATAACGAACAGTACGTCATTTCACCGAACAAGTCTGAGCTGCATATAAGATACTTCTTTGGTACTGACAGTGGAAATTACTCTTGCCGAGCGAAAAGTCGTCTTGGCGTTAGTGAGAAATCCTTGAGACTTTTGATCAAAGGTAAAGTTGTATAAAGTTGCAAAAGAAAAGTGCaacgttttccaaaaaatattattcaggTGTGTCGATGGAAGTATAACTGATGCATCGTATTTCTAGAACCACCTCGTAACAATGCAGTCTGGATCGGTTTGATCTGTGTTCTCATCGCAATGATTGTCGGAGTGGTCATTTACATGAGATTCAAAGTAAAGCGAGAAGaggtaaataaaatcatcaggCTAACGCGTAACAAGGATACTCATTACACGTCAACTGTTACAGCGTTTGAAGCAAGAGTATCGTAACATGGCACTTTCGCAACTTCAACAAAGGTCACCCGATTTCAATCTCAACGATGAAGATGAGCTGTTGCCCATTGATCAGGTCGCAACAGCGCGGCCACAACTCTAATCCGTAGAGTTTATACGCTCATGGTCGttaaaatcttgaaatttaatattaagTTTCTAGAAACAGTCACACTAACAAACGTACCAGTTTTACAGAAATAATCTATAACACGCGTATGCGTATATGTTTCTTCCATGCATCGCACGTATGGCCGACCTTGAAGTAATCGCATCATTTTCTTGCATAATAGTATATTACGATACAAGTGCGCGAAGTACGTGATTCCTGCGCGAGTGCGAGGGTCACATACGCGCGCACGTATCGTAtactattttttacaacacCTGTAATGGGAAGTTCGACTCGAGAAAATTGGAACCGTGGTGGCGTAACCTGACCGTAGCTGCAACACGGCGAACGCGATCGTGGTCAAAACTCATCGCGTCAGATGGAGTTAGCTTAGCTCTGAAAACTGTATCCTGCTGAACATTACCTAACTGTTTTCAACAGTATCTAACTCTTTTAGAAATGTAGGGGAATCGGGCGCTTCGTGCATACTTTTCGGTACGCCAATTCGAACTTCCCACGCAGGTGtcacaaaaagtatcgattccGTCAGGGGGGCCAAGTCTTTTTCACCTTGCGTATTTCCAAGGTTCCGTGCGCTCTGAAAAGACCTATTTAGCCTCCATGATGCACAATTTACCTCTGTAGTTTTTGGAAAGATAGACTCAGTACCTGTacagaaaatacaaatatttttgtaaacttTATATGCCTAAGTTGTTATTCAAAATACAATATAACCATTAcaattgaattcaatttggAGACTCTGATATATATAGTGAATAGGTTCACACAGTTGGGAGCGTATCTTCAATTGCGGCaatatgaaattttaccaTGTCTCGCGATGCATGAAAAAGGTTCGTGAAAATATTCGCGTCCGCAATCGAGGAAGTTATAAAATTGGTTACTTCCATTCGGTCGCGCATAATCGGAATCCCTGCGTGTATTTCGTGCAATAATAAGTAACTGGTGGCATGCTGTTCGTTACCGAGTATAAAACAAACGCATCCGGCAGGATGTGGAATCTGAGGAGTTCCATAgaaaaatatggtgtcattTTCTGTGCGGTCGATTCCGTAACACTAAGTGGTTACGATACTTCTCAACGCTGAGTATTTAATAGTGACAACTTTACGGTGATAGATAGTCAGAAGTTGGGGAGGCGGTGTCAAAAATGCGAGAAACGAAAAAGTCGACCGGGCGAAATCCGCAAAGTCAAATTACCGAAAGTTAAAAACGTAGAAAGACCTTAAATACGAAAAGTTGTACTGTATACATAAGTATACACAAATtcatactgaaaatttttcctgagAATGGGTAAGATTTCCAAAGCAAAGCTCCAAAACTGCGGAATGACGATTTCCCAACATTTCAAATTACCGACAGTTCGAACTTTCTGCGGAGATTTGTACCTTTGAACGAAGTTGGCATTCGTAATTACAGCTGCTACGGCAATCACCGCATTTCCGATTGTTCACATGCCTAAGATATGTACTCGCATGTGTggtattaaaaaagaaaaagaaaataattcaatgactAACCAAACTAACGATAAACCAAAATTGAGTGAAGTAATACGTGACTTGTGTCGTAAGAATCAAGTTCTTAATACGTATTCATGTGCGACAAGTGTTTCAAACTTGCGGCGTTACGATCGTAATATTGAACTACTGATTTGCTTCTATGCTGCTTAAAATCCGCGTACGTTCTTattgtcatattttttatcagaCATTTAACTGTCAATTATTCCAATGGATTTATTTGAACAGTTTCGCAGCAGTTTTATCGGAAATTAAATATTAGAATATGCAGCCTACGCACGTTTAGGCAAACCGCTAATTTCTACGATCATCGATCAATCTTCATAGAATTTGACGCTTGACCTTCTGCTATCTATTTTTGTATCCTCAAAGTCTTTCGGAATTGACTAGGCGCGGA is a window of Neodiprion fabricii isolate iyNeoFabr1 chromosome 6, iyNeoFabr1.1, whole genome shotgun sequence DNA encoding:
- the LOC124185493 gene encoding hemicentin-2-like, which codes for MRCITGTWIFILLVALLRDTESRKPTMIPEKEQLVIKEGDELRLSCRGDGPIQFSTMKLSGDNRQSNYTIVSGNNKGEYTFVVPHAAAVDTGWYGCAEDGITIINDEQTIERPGEDISWIYVFVNSANRSFATKVNLAGSEIIRLPGSSFVIPCRTTAEDLKPKFLYFYTEANPAAHGFRFDPKIGFIKDEVGVEDYGDYTCAYPFPNNVEKDEEQTYHLELDLDNLKPPFVDENEFHHLVWGRNQTITCNISSETHNWDEDTYYLKWTAPSSVPETRLVHKNPTAESTQLTIINVEESDSGVYICTVMGQFRNKSTPIKVQFHDPNRPHLKVIESSENATFVNVTEKSTAVWAIDIDTYPKATVTWLSKDKTVITDTSKYSHTVDGLRHTFQISDVRITDVGVYTIHIDTSNQTRDCELVLMVQAAPVAHIGESSSYYALGETARFSCYTSGSPLPNITWSYLEYPAFPSKTIVNRANFSKISNELSKFSTVDLVSHANITINMAGDLICKSCNNIDCVEVIQSIFVSDGNGSFGIIDPGYVVEGDNIDVTCGASVHNYTDDITWDVKNASRNGSVIINQRKTNFTFQSILVLKNVQKSDSGDYFCKAVNKNNHDETIVYHLSVLDAHAPSIIESNMNNSEISIDLGKDEKATRRLTCIVEGMPFPEITWLKDGERLENNEQYVISPNKSELHIRYFFGTDSGNYSCRAKSRLGVSEKSLRLLIKEPPRNNAVWIGLICVLIAMIVGVVIYMRFKVKREERLKQEYRNMALSQLQQRSPDFNLNDEDELLPIDQVATARPQL